Proteins encoded together in one Ipomoea triloba cultivar NCNSP0323 chromosome 4, ASM357664v1 window:
- the LOC116014770 gene encoding glycine-rich protein A3-like: protein MGMGKPEFQERGLLSNLAGFAAAHHLPGAHGGAHHRPPPLGYPHHPPPAAGAYPPAGGYPHPPPPSPGYSPEGYPLAGAQPPPPAGYPPAVAYPPPSGAFPQQGYPPAGYPPPSSSHQGAAGQGSNKFGTMLAGGAAAAAAAIGAHHLAHGSHHHHHMHGGYYGHHGKFKHGKFKQGKYGKPFKRWK from the exons ATGGGGATGGGAAAGCCAGAGTTCCAGGAAAGGGGGCTGCTTTCTAACCTTGCCGGATTTGCCGCCGCCCATCACCTCCCGGGAGCCCACGGCGGAGCTCATCACCGTCCGCCGCCACTTGGATATCCTCATCATCCTCCTCCTGCTGCAGGGGCATACCCACCTGCCGGCGGATATCCTCATCCTCCCCCTCCTTCACCTGGATACAGCCCGGAAGGGTATCCTCTTGCCGGCGCACAACCTCCCCCTCCGGCTGGCTACCCGCCGGCGGTGGCATATCCTCCTCCGAGTGGTGCATTTCCCCAACAAGGCTATCCTCCTGCTGGCTATCCACCCCCATCATCTTCACATCAGG GTGCAGCAGGGCAGGGATCTAATAAGTTTGGAACAATGTTAGCTGGAGGTGCTGCAGCTGCAGCTGCTGCAATTGGAGCTCACCATCTTGCACATGGTAGTCATCATCACCACCATATGCATGGTGGTTACTATGGGCACCATGGTAAATTCAAGCATGGAAAGTTCAAGCAAGGGAAGTATGGAAAGCCCTTCAAGCGCTGGAAGTAG
- the LOC116014724 gene encoding glycine-rich protein A3-like has protein sequence MGMGRPEFQERGLLSNLAGFAAAHHLPGAHGGAHHRPPPLGYPHHPPPPAAGAYPPAGGYPHPPPPSPGYTPEGYPLAGAQPPLPDGYASPVAYPPPSGAFPQQGYPPVGYPPPSSSHQGAGQGSNKFGTMLAGGAAAAAAAIGAHHLAHGSHHHHHMHGGYYGHHGKFKHGKFKQGKYGKPFKRWK, from the exons ATGGGGATGGGAAGGCCAGAGTTCCAGGAAAGGGGTCTGCTTTCTAACCTTGCCGGATTTGCCGCCGCCCATCACCTCCCGGGAGCCCACGGCGGAGCTCATCACCGTCCGCCGCCACTTGGATATCCTCatcatcctcctcctcctgcTGCAGGGGCATACCCACCTGCCGGCGGATATcctcatcctcctcctccttcacCTGGATACACCCCGGAAGGCTATCCTCTTGCCGGCGCACAACCTCCCCTTCCGGATGGCTACGCGTCGCCGGTGGCATATCCTCCGCCGAGTGGTGCATTTCCCCAACAAGGCTATCCTCCTGTTGGCTATCCACCCCCATCATCTTCACATCAGG GTGCAGGGCAAGGATCTAATAAGTTTGGAACAATGTTAGCGGGTGGTGCTGCAGCTGCAGCTGCTGCAATTGGAGCTCACCATCTTGCACATGGTAGTCATCATCACCACCATATGCATGGTGGTTACTATGGGCACCATGGTAAATTCAAGCATGGAAAGTTCAAGCAAGGGAAGTATGGAAAGCCCTTCAAGCGTTGGAAGTAG
- the LOC116014679 gene encoding glycine-rich protein A3-like isoform X1 has product MGMGRPEFQERGLLSNIAGFAAAHHLPGAHGGAHHRPPPLGYPHHPPPAAGAYPPAGGYPHPPPPSPGYTPEGYPLAGAHPPPPAGYPPPTAYPPPSGAFPQHGYPPAGYPPPSSSHQEIIVGAAGQGSNKFGTMLAGGAAAAAAAIGAHHLAHGSHHHHHMHGGYYGHHGKFKHGKFKQGKYGKPFKRWK; this is encoded by the exons ATGGGGATGGGAAGGCCAGAGTTCCAGGAAAGGGGGCTGCTTTCTAACATTGCCGGATTTGCCGCCGCCCATCACCTTCCGGGAGCCCACGGCGGAGCTCATCACCGTCCGCCGCCACTTGGATATCCTCATCATCCTCCTCCTGCTGCAGGGGCATACCCACCTGCCGGCGGATATcctcatcctcctcctccttcacCTGGATACACCCCGGAAGGCTATCCTCTTGCCGGTGCGCACCCTCCCCCTCCGGCTGGCTACCCGCCGCCGACGGCATATCCTCCGCCGAGTGGTGCATTTCCCCAACATGGCTATCCTCCGGCTGGCTATCCACCCCCATCATCTTCACATCAGG AAATAATTGTAGGTGCAGCAGGGCAGGGATCTAATAAGTTTGGAACAATGTTAGCTGGAGGTGCTGCAGCTGCAGCTGCTGCAATTGGAGCTCACCATCTTGCACATGGTAGTCATCATCACCACCATATGCATGGTGGTTACTATGGGCACCATGGTAAATTCAAGCATGGAAAGTTTAAGCAAGGGAAGTATGGAAAGCCCTTCAAGCGCTGGAAGTAG
- the LOC116014679 gene encoding glycine-rich protein A3-like isoform X2: MGMGRPEFQERGLLSNIAGFAAAHHLPGAHGGAHHRPPPLGYPHHPPPAAGAYPPAGGYPHPPPPSPGYTPEGYPLAGAHPPPPAGYPPPTAYPPPSGAFPQHGYPPAGYPPPSSSHQGAAGQGSNKFGTMLAGGAAAAAAAIGAHHLAHGSHHHHHMHGGYYGHHGKFKHGKFKQGKYGKPFKRWK, from the exons ATGGGGATGGGAAGGCCAGAGTTCCAGGAAAGGGGGCTGCTTTCTAACATTGCCGGATTTGCCGCCGCCCATCACCTTCCGGGAGCCCACGGCGGAGCTCATCACCGTCCGCCGCCACTTGGATATCCTCATCATCCTCCTCCTGCTGCAGGGGCATACCCACCTGCCGGCGGATATcctcatcctcctcctccttcacCTGGATACACCCCGGAAGGCTATCCTCTTGCCGGTGCGCACCCTCCCCCTCCGGCTGGCTACCCGCCGCCGACGGCATATCCTCCGCCGAGTGGTGCATTTCCCCAACATGGCTATCCTCCGGCTGGCTATCCACCCCCATCATCTTCACATCAGG GTGCAGCAGGGCAGGGATCTAATAAGTTTGGAACAATGTTAGCTGGAGGTGCTGCAGCTGCAGCTGCTGCAATTGGAGCTCACCATCTTGCACATGGTAGTCATCATCACCACCATATGCATGGTGGTTACTATGGGCACCATGGTAAATTCAAGCATGGAAAGTTTAAGCAAGGGAAGTATGGAAAGCCCTTCAAGCGCTGGAAGTAG
- the LOC116015529 gene encoding uncharacterized protein LOC116015529, giving the protein MAVSMMYSIVPRRVLSTVYTGEFTIHSLGKLPSLTISPHPRPCSRCYCRSFAATASPAGVSSCVAERERQVISSTELVAMEYAELNLTDKFCEELGRLRIRQHVNPLRSSLLVPAEVPNWNEVYKDTSLPLMVDIGSGSGRFLMYLAKRDPESKNYLGLEIRPKLVTRAMYWVNELGLRNIHFLFANATISFERIVSTYPGPLVLVSILCPDPHFKKKHHKRRVVQKPLVQSIVDRLARGGQVFIQSDVLEVALDMRDYFDTMSNELIHIDNINPNVLCDSNGWVLKNPMGIRTEREIHAEFEGSSIYRRVYEKVQR; this is encoded by the exons ATGGCTGTATCTATGATGTACTCAATCGTGCCAAGGAGGGTTCTTTCCACTGTTTACACCGGCGAATTCACTATCCACTCTTTGGGAAAACTACCCTCACTAACAATTTCACCCCATCCGCGCCCCTGCTCTCGATGTTATTGCCGGAGTTTCGCCGCGACTGCTTCGCCGGCCGGCGTTTCATCTTGTGTAGCCGAGAGAGAGAGGCAGGTTATCAGCAGCACGGAGCTCGTGGCCATGGAGTACGCCGAACTCAATCTCACTGATAAGTTCTGCGAG GAATTGGGGCGCCTCAGAATAAGGCAGCATGTTAATCCTCTGCGCTCTTCGCTCTTG GTTCCTGCAGAAGTGCCAAACTGGAATGAGGTATATAAGGACACATCGCTGCCACTGATGGTGGATATAGGAAGTG GTAGCGGCAGATTTCTTATGTACCTTGCTAAAAGAGATCCTGAATCCAAAAACTATCTGGGACTGGAAATTCGTCCGAAA TTGGTTACACGTGCTATGTATTGGGTAAACGAGCTGGGTCTGAGAAATAT ACACTTCCTGTTTGCAAATGCGACGATTTCCTTTGAGAGAATTGTATCTACATACCCTGGACCCTTGGTGTTAGTTTCTATCTTG TGCCCTGATCCTCATTTCAAGAAAAAGCATCATAAGAGAAGAGTTGTGCAAAAGCCATTGGTTCAATCCATAGTTGATCGTTTAGCGCGAGGTGGACAG GTCTTCATACAATCTGACGTGCTTGAGGTGGCTCTCGACATGAGAGATTACTTTGACACTATGTCCAATGAGCTTATACACATCGACAACATAAACCCTAATGTTCTTTGCGACAGTAATGGATGGGTATTAAAGAACCCTATGGGGATAAGAACTGAAAGGGAGATCCACGCAGAGTTTGAAGGCTCCAGCATTTACAGAAGGGTATACGAAAAAGTTCAACGTTAA
- the LOC116015271 gene encoding 2-methoxy-6-polyprenyl-1,4-benzoquinol methylase, mitochondrial — MATALRSIARGVRSKNSLFSSMYTPVSTLHSHATSFGFKEVPEEEKSKLVGNVFSSVASNYDLMNDLMSGGLHRLWKDQLISKLNPFPGMKHLDVAGGTGDVAFRILETIKSVKRRALQDILDDNVIEETQIYVCDINPNMLNVGKKRAQERGFGEDKSLIWVEGDAEALKFENSSMDGYTIAFGIRNVTHIEKVLAEAYRVLKPGGRFLCLELSHVDAPIFKDLYDLYSFSVIPAVGEMVTGDRDSYQYLVESIRRFPPQEKFAAMIAEAGFQNVGYENLVGGVVAIHSGFKF, encoded by the exons ATGGCTACGGCGTTGAGGTCAATAGCTCGCGGTGTCAGGAGCAAAAACAGCTTGTTCTCATCAATGTACACTCCGGTGTCTACTTTGCATTCTCATGCCACCAGTTTCG GGTTTAAGGAGGTACCGGAAGAAGAAAAGAGCAAATTGGTTGGAAATGTATTTTCCAGTGTTGCTTCTAACTATGATCTCATGAATGATTTGATGAGTGGAGGACTACATAGGCTATGGAAGGACCA ATTGATATCCAAATTGAATCCTTTTCCTGGAATGAAGCATCTTGATGTGGCTGGTGGGACAG GGGATGTTGCATTCAGGATTCTGGAAACTATCAAAAGTGTAAAACGCAGAGCCTTACAAGATATCCTTGATGATAATGTGATTGAGGAAACCCAAATTTATGTATGTGACATCAATccaaacatgttaaatgttGGTAAGAAGCGGGCTCAGGAAAGAG GTTTTGGAGAGGACAAATCCCTCATTTGGGTGGAGGGAGATGCCGAAGCCTTGAAATTTGAAAACAGTTCCATGGATGGTTACACAATTGCCTTTGGGATTAGGAATGTCACACATATAGAAAAGGTTCTTGCTGAAGCTTATAG GGTGCTCAAGCCGGGAGGAAGATTCCTTTGCCTTGAACTGAGCCATGTTGATGCCCCAATCTTTAAAGATCT GTATGATTTATATTCATTCTCAGTCATCCCAGCAGTCGGTGAGATGGTGACCGGTGATCGTGACTCTTATCAGTACTTGGTTGAGAGTATTCGCCGTTTCCCTCCACAG gagAAGTTCGCTGCAATGATTGCAGAAGCTGGGTTCCAAAATGTAGGATATGAGAATCTTGTAGGAGGAGTTGTTGCAATCCATTCTGGGTTCAAGTTTTGA